A region of the Sphingobium yanoikuyae genome:
GTCATAGGCGGTGACATAGCCGCGGATCGGGGCGAAATCGGCGCCGCCATGGCCGATCAAGACCTTGCCGTTGAACACCCAGGGCGCGCCGCTGATATAGCGCTCGTCATCCTTGCCGATGGTCTGGGTCGACCAGAGCCTGTGCCCGGTGCGGGCATTGATGGCGATCAGCCGGCCGTCGATCGTGCCGACATAGACGGCGCCATTGTCATAGGCGATGCCGCGACTGCCCCAGGCGCCGCGCATCTTCTGGTCGGCGACCTTCCAGCTTTGCGGGTCATAGGTCCATAGTTCATGGCCGGTGGCGGCGTCGACCGCGTGGACGATGCTGTAGCCCGAGGCATAATAGAGGATGCCGTCGACCGCGATCGGCGCGGTCAGGCTGGAGCCGCCGCCGTCGATATCCTGATACCAGGCGAGGCCGAGCCGGTCGACATTGCGGTCGTTGATGTCTTTCAGCGGGCTGTAGTGATTTTCATCGATGCCGCCATAGCCGGGCCAGTCGGTGCCGTCGCGCCGGGCCTGGCCGGAGGGCGCGCAGGCAGCGAGCAGGGCCAGAAACGGCAGAGTGAGGGACGCAAGACGCATGAAGATCAGCCCCCGATCGTCCGGTCGGACGGCCAGAAGCGCTGGCGCAGCGCCTTCTTGTTGACCTTGCCCATGATGGTGCGGCCGATGTCATCGACCATCTCGTAGCCGCGCGGGCATTTATAGCCGGCAAGGCTGGCGCGGCAGAAGGCGTTGAGTTCGTCGGCGCTCGGCGGATCGGCCGGATCGCGCGGGATCACCAGCGCGCGGGCTTCCTCGCCCATTTCCGCATTGGGGGCGGCGACCACGGCGATGTCGGCCACCTTGGGATGGCGCAGCAGCACATGTTCGGATTCCGCCGGATAGATGTTGACCCCGCCCGACACGATCATGTCGGACACGCGATCGGTGATGAAGAGATAGCCCGCATCATCGACATAGCCCATTTCGCCCAGGGTGAAGATGCCGGGTGCGATATGGGCGGCGGCGGTTTTCTCCGGGTCGCCGCGGTAGACGATGCCATGGCCGCTGGTGTCGCGAAAATAGACCTGGCCAACTTCGTTGGCGCCCAGAACCGTGCCATCATCGCCATAGATGACGGTTTCGAACGGAGCGAGGGCGCGGCCGACCGATCCGGGTCGCTCCAGCCATTCGGGCGAGGTGATGAAGGTGGTGGAGCCGGCCTCGGTGCCGCCATAGGCCTCTACCAGCACCGGGCCGAACCAGTCGATCATCGCCTGCTTGACGGCGCGGGGGCAGGCCGCGCCGGTATGGGCGAGGCGCTGGATGCTGGAGACGTCATATTTGGCGCGCACCTCTTCCGGCAGGGCGAGCATGCGCTGGAAATGGGTGGGAACCATGACCGAGCCGGCGACCCGATATTTCTCGATCAGCGCCAGCGCCCTTTCCGCGTCGAAATGCTCGACCGTGATGAGGCTCATGCCGCCGAAGACGTTGCGCGCCATGCCGAGCGGGCCGGTAT
Encoded here:
- a CDS encoding AMP-binding protein; this translates as MSLTLQAVAPDRRTDMALTDERVSLDWLQLDDLLNRAANALNGLDLHERRVAVFAPNSVETVIAYVACLEAGISSVPVSFHLTPSEAAYILKDSGAVALLVGPETMEAGLAAAAEAGVATVIGWRCPDREGVIHWENWLAAASTAEPDPNVAPLPHLHYTSGTTGRPKATETPPQYFPRVATVQALAETVRARITPSPGIAVGPLYHTGPLGMARNVFGGMSLITVEHFDAERALALIEKYRVAGSVMVPTHFQRMLALPEEVRAKYDVSSIQRLAHTGAACPRAVKQAMIDWFGPVLVEAYGGTEAGSTTFITSPEWLERPGSVGRALAPFETVIYGDDGTVLGANEVGQVYFRDTSGHGIVYRGDPEKTAAAHIAPGIFTLGEMGYVDDAGYLFITDRVSDMIVSGGVNIYPAESEHVLLRHPKVADIAVVAAPNAEMGEEARALVIPRDPADPPSADELNAFCRASLAGYKCPRGYEMVDDIGRTIMGKVNKKALRQRFWPSDRTIGG